Proteins from a genomic interval of Antedon mediterranea chromosome 5, ecAntMedi1.1, whole genome shotgun sequence:
- the LOC140049489 gene encoding glutamyl-tRNA(Gln) amidotransferase subunit B, mitochondrial-like, with translation MICKQWSYVNRQIIEKLVYIQIARRFSQQDCSSRWESIVGLEIHAQINAQSKLFSGAGTKFMVPPNSQVAVFDAALPGTLPVLNRRCVEAAICTAFALSCKINKRSFFDRKHYYYADLPTGYQITQNRVPIAVNGKLRFPINITDKIPVQKTVNVKQIQIEQDSGKSLHDEDNRQTLVDLNRAGVGLMEIVTEPNLHNGQEAAAMVRELQLILQTINTCDAKMEEGSFRVDANISVNLPGQPFGTRAEVKNIGSIRNVKNAIDYEIKRQISLLEKGKKVVADTRFFDVKTGKTVSMRIKETNLDYRFMPEPNLPPLVVYDDETIGESENPSNAININDIERAVPELPEAKRLRFQEQYEISWRSAVVLVSEQELAIFFEKVMSTENNLETKRVADWLINEVLTILNQSEVSILECSLSPNDFVDVVQSVSDGVVSADIAKLLLSLKVEGDSRSVNHIIEENNWKQITDRSALEELCREVIQENPEPVKIYRAGNKAAINRLMGIIQKKTGRKIQAQLAITILRELLDKDT, from the exons ATGATTTGTAAACAATGGTCCTACGTTAACAGACAAATCATCGAGAAACTCGTATACATTCAAATAGCAAGAAG ATTTAGTCAGCAGGATTGCTCATCTAGATGGGAAAGCATTGTTGGACTTGAAATTCATGCACAGATCAATGCACAATCTAAGTTGTTCTCTGGTGCAGGAACAAAGTTCATGGTGCCACCAAATTCTCAAGTGGCCGTATTTGATGCAGCATTGCCTGGAACTTTACCA gtaCTAAATAGACGCTGCGTTGAAGCTGCAATATGTACAGCGTTTGCTTTGTCGTGTAAAATCAACAAACGTTCGTTCTTTGATAGAAAGCATTACTATTATGCCGATTTGCCT acTGGTTATCAGATAACACAAAATCGAGTACCAATCGCTGTGAATGGGAAATTGCGATTTCCTATCAACATCACTGACAAAATACCAGTACAAAAAACTGTAAATGTCAAACAGATTCAGATAGAGCAAGACAGTGGAAAGAGTTTGCATGATGAGGACAACAGACAGACTTTGGTTGATCTTAATCGAGCAG GTGTGGGATTAATGGAGATTGTAACAGAGCCTAACTTGCATAATGGCCAAGAAGCAGCGGCCATGGTACGAGAACTTCAGCTCATCTTGCAGACGATCAACACCTGTGATGCTAAAATGGAAG AGGGGTCTTTTCGTGTAGATGCCAACATTTCCGTGAATTTACCAGGACAGCCATTTGGGACTCGGGCTGAGGTGAAAAATATTGGTAGCAtacgaaatgttaaaaatgctatag ATTATGAAATCAAACGACAGATCAGTTTACTGGAGAAAGGCAAAAAAGTTGTTGCAGACACTAGGTTTTTTGATGTTAAGACAGG gaaaactGTATCTATGCgaataaaagaaacaaatttaGATTATCGTTTCATGCCCGAACCAAATCTTCCACCATTGGTAGTGTATGATGATGAAACTATAGGAGAATCAGAGAACCCATCAAATGCAATTAACATAAATGACATAGAAAGAGCTGTACCAGAGCTGCCAGAAGCTAAAAGGTTAAGATTCCAAGAGCAATATGAAATCAGTTGGCGAAGTGCAGTAGTATTAGTG AGTGAACAAGAACTGGCCATTTTCTTTGAGAAAGTCATGTCTACTGAAAATAACTTGGAAACAAAACGTGTAGCTGACTGGCTTATAAACGAAGTGTTGACGATTTTGAATCAGAGTGAGGTTAGCATTCTAGAATG TTCTCTTAGCCCGAATGACTTTGTTGATGTTGTTCAAAGTGTCTCAGATGGCGTTGTGTCAGCTGATATTGCGAAACTACTACTGAGTCTCAAAGTAGAAGGAGATTCAAGATCAGTTAATCAT ATTATTGAAGAAAATAACTGGAAACAAATCACAGATAGAAGTGCATTGGAAGAATTATGTAGAGAAGTAATCCAAGAAAATCCAGAACCG GTAAAGATATACAGAGCTGGAAATAAGGCAGCTATAAATAGATTGATGGGTATTATTCAGAAGAAGACGGGGCGAAAAATTCAAGCTCAACTTGCAATAACAATACTGAGAGAATTACTTGACAAAGATACGTAG